The following coding sequences lie in one Cyanobacteria bacterium FACHB-DQ100 genomic window:
- the arsJ gene encoding organoarsenical effux MFS transporter ArsJ: MSSTTASSANLKNYILVTLAYWGFTITDGALRLLVLLYFYEIGYSPLQVAFLFLFYEVFGVVTNFFGGWIGSRLGLKATLYTGIGLQIFALIMLSFLDRSWAQWFAIAYVMMSQAFSGIAKDLTKLSSKSAIRLVVPQDAQSSLFKWVAILTGSKNALKGAGFFLGAALLASICFVHSLWLMAGGLFVLMFTGLLLPSGMGKIKGKVKFTQLFSKSREINILSAARFFLFGSRDVWFVVGLPVFLRGPLGWSFYQVGGFMAMWVIGYGIIQSSAPTLIKRFGSGRPPSTSTIRFWTLTLTIVPVLIAIALAAGVNPNYAIVGGLMIFGVVFAFNSAVHSYLVLAYTDDDKVALNVGFYYMANSGGRLAGTVLSGLIYQSFGLIGCLWTSAVFVLAAALISLKLPTPQPSKAIAWKAKDGD; the protein is encoded by the coding sequence ATGTCCTCTACAACCGCATCTAGTGCCAATCTCAAAAACTATATTCTCGTAACGCTTGCTTACTGGGGCTTTACGATTACCGATGGTGCGCTCAGACTGTTGGTGCTGCTCTATTTCTATGAAATTGGTTACTCGCCTTTACAAGTTGCATTCCTATTCTTGTTTTACGAAGTGTTTGGCGTGGTCACGAATTTCTTTGGGGGTTGGATTGGCTCTCGGCTAGGTCTAAAAGCGACGCTTTACACTGGGATTGGACTGCAAATCTTCGCGCTGATCATGTTGTCGTTTCTCGATCGCAGTTGGGCACAGTGGTTTGCGATCGCTTATGTTATGATGTCTCAGGCATTTTCCGGAATTGCGAAAGATTTGACTAAGCTCAGTTCCAAAAGTGCAATTCGGTTAGTCGTCCCCCAAGATGCCCAATCCTCGCTCTTCAAATGGGTTGCAATTCTCACCGGATCGAAAAATGCGCTCAAAGGGGCAGGGTTTTTCTTAGGAGCCGCATTACTGGCTTCGATCTGCTTTGTGCATTCCCTATGGCTAATGGCAGGTGGACTGTTTGTGTTGATGTTCACCGGATTGTTGCTGCCGAGTGGCATGGGTAAAATCAAAGGCAAGGTGAAGTTCACGCAGCTATTTTCCAAGAGTCGCGAAATCAACATTCTGTCGGCTGCACGATTCTTTCTGTTTGGCTCTCGTGATGTCTGGTTTGTGGTGGGCTTACCTGTGTTTCTGCGCGGGCCGCTGGGATGGTCGTTCTACCAGGTTGGCGGATTCATGGCCATGTGGGTGATTGGCTATGGCATCATTCAGTCCTCTGCACCGACCTTGATCAAACGATTTGGATCAGGTCGCCCGCCCTCGACCAGCACGATTCGGTTTTGGACATTGACCTTAACGATCGTGCCTGTATTGATTGCGATCGCGCTAGCGGCTGGAGTGAATCCAAACTATGCGATCGTCGGTGGATTGATGATTTTTGGTGTCGTTTTTGCCTTCAATTCAGCCGTTCATTCTTACTTGGTTCTGGCGTATACCGATGATGATAAAGTAGCCCTGAACGTTGGCTTTTACTACATGGCAAACTCTGGAGGGCGATTAGCAGGAACCGTTTTATCAGGACTAATCTATCAGAGCTTTGGGCTGATCGGTTGCCTGTGGACTTCGGCAGTGTTTGTTCTAGCTGCCGCCTTAATTTCTCTCAAATTACCCACGCCCCAGCCAAGTAAAGCGATTGCCTGGAAAGCGAAAGACGGAGATTAA
- a CDS encoding ArsJ-associated glyceraldehyde-3-phosphate dehydrogenase, whose product MTIRVGINGFGRIGRLDFRAAWGWSEFEFVHINEVKGGAETAAHLLKFDSVHGRWTPDVEAGDDRILIDGKPVTFSESAKPGDVPWEDYGVDIVLECSGKFRTPETLDPYFKRGVKKVIVAAPVKQGALNIVMGINDHLYQPNEHHLLTAASCTTNCLAPVVKVIHEGLGIKHGIITTIHDNTNTQTIVDAPHKDLRRARATSLSLIPTTTGSATAIGLIYPELNGKLNGLAVRVPLLNASLTDCVFEVERPTTIAEVNQLLKEASEGALKGILGYEERPLVSIDYKDDPRSSIIDALSTMVVDQTQVKILAWYDNEWGYSNRMVELTRKVALSLN is encoded by the coding sequence ATGACTATACGGGTTGGAATCAATGGGTTCGGGCGGATTGGACGACTAGATTTTCGCGCCGCTTGGGGGTGGTCAGAATTCGAGTTTGTTCACATCAATGAAGTGAAAGGTGGTGCAGAAACGGCAGCTCATCTGCTGAAATTCGACTCGGTACATGGGCGTTGGACACCGGACGTGGAAGCTGGAGACGATCGCATTCTGATCGATGGCAAACCCGTCACGTTCAGCGAATCTGCTAAACCTGGCGATGTGCCCTGGGAAGATTACGGCGTTGACATTGTTCTAGAATGCTCTGGCAAGTTTCGCACCCCGGAAACGCTCGATCCCTATTTCAAGCGTGGTGTGAAAAAGGTGATTGTGGCGGCTCCAGTCAAACAAGGCGCACTCAACATTGTCATGGGCATCAATGATCATCTGTATCAGCCCAACGAACATCACCTGCTGACGGCGGCTTCTTGTACTACAAACTGTCTAGCTCCCGTTGTGAAAGTGATCCATGAAGGGTTAGGCATCAAGCATGGCATCATTACGACGATTCACGACAATACGAACACTCAAACGATCGTCGATGCTCCTCACAAAGATTTGCGTCGAGCAAGAGCAACCAGCTTATCGCTCATCCCGACGACAACAGGATCAGCAACGGCGATCGGGCTTATCTACCCTGAACTTAATGGCAAGCTCAATGGTTTAGCCGTTCGAGTGCCATTACTCAATGCGTCGCTGACCGATTGTGTGTTTGAAGTGGAAAGACCTACCACGATCGCAGAAGTGAATCAACTCCTAAAAGAAGCCTCGGAAGGCGCGTTAAAAGGCATTTTGGGATACGAAGAACGTCCACTCGTATCGATCGATTACAAAGACGATCCCCGCTCCTCGATCATTGATGCTCTCTCGACAATGGTTGTCGATCAAACACAGGTGAAAATCCTGGCGTGGTACGACAACGAATGGGGCTACTCGAATCGCATGGTTGAACTCACTCGAAAAGTTGCACTGAGTCTGAACTAA